Proteins from a single region of Coregonus clupeaformis isolate EN_2021a chromosome 35, ASM2061545v1, whole genome shotgun sequence:
- the LOC121551632 gene encoding aminoacyl tRNA synthase complex-interacting multifunctional protein 2-like isoform X2 has product MPMYQNGGTEVDPAFRDLEARQDEIMRRLYELKATVDGLAKTVTTPDADLDQTATSLSQSATAFRGTADLDSLLGKDLGALRDIVINANPARPPLTLLVLHAMLCQRYRVLSSVHVHSSLSGVPAQLLSCLGPRHTDSYVRQSFQLGFTLIWKDVPKLQMKFSIQNMCPIEGEANVARFLFRLIAPYPSDPTLATLVDSWVDTAFFQLAEGSAKERSAVLRALNGALGRDPWLAGPELSLADIACYCCVLQTGPSSSSPANVQRWLKACENLGHFGPAHPLLQ; this is encoded by the exons ATGCCCATGTACCAG AACGGAGGGACAGAGGTGGACCCTGCGTTCAGAGACCTGGAGGCACGTCAGGATGAGATAATGCGCAGGCTCTATGAGCTGAAGGCAACCGTGGATGGCCTGGCCAAGACCGTGACCACACCGGACGCTGACCTGGACCAGACCGcgacctctctctcccagagcGCCACAGCCTTCAGAGGCACTGCAGACCTGGACTCCCTACTGGGCAAG GACCTGGGTGCCCTCCGGGACATTGTGATCAACGCCAATCCGGCACGACCGCCCCTCACCCTACTGGTGCTCCATGCAATGCTGTGCCAGCGCTACCGGGTGCTCTCCAGCGTGCATGTCCACTCGTCATTGTCCGGTGTGCCCGCGcagctcctctcctgcctggggcCGCGCCACACAGACAGCTATGTCCGCCAGAGTTTCCAGCTGGGCTTCACCCTTATATGGAAAGATG tccCCAAGCTGCAGATGAAGTTCAGCATCCAGAACATGTGCCCCATCGAGGGCGAGGCCAACGTGGCACGCTTCCTGTTCCGCCTCATTGCCCCTTACCCCAGCGACCCCACCCTGGCTACACTGGTGGACAGTTGGGTGGACACGGCCTTCTTCCAGCTGGCCGAGGGCAGCGCTAAGGAGCGGTCTGCCGTACTCCGCGCACTCAACGGCGCTTTGGGTCGCGACCCCTGGCTGGCCGGTCCCGAGCTCTCGCTGGCTGACATCGCCTGTTACTGCTGCGTCCTCCAGAcaggcccctcctcctcctctccggcCAACGTCCAACGTTGGCTTAAAGCGTGTGAGAACCTGGGCCACTTTGGCCCGGCCCACCCTCTACTGCAGTGA
- the LOC121551632 gene encoding aminoacyl tRNA synthase complex-interacting multifunctional protein 2-like isoform X1 gives MPMYQVKPVFGVDVKINLPTCMYKLQNIHAQGSASGCSEHALQNGGTEVDPAFRDLEARQDEIMRRLYELKATVDGLAKTVTTPDADLDQTATSLSQSATAFRGTADLDSLLGKDLGALRDIVINANPARPPLTLLVLHAMLCQRYRVLSSVHVHSSLSGVPAQLLSCLGPRHTDSYVRQSFQLGFTLIWKDVPKLQMKFSIQNMCPIEGEANVARFLFRLIAPYPSDPTLATLVDSWVDTAFFQLAEGSAKERSAVLRALNGALGRDPWLAGPELSLADIACYCCVLQTGPSSSSPANVQRWLKACENLGHFGPAHPLLQ, from the exons ATGCCCATGTACCAGGTAAAGCCCGTCTTTGGGGTTGACGTAAAGATTAATTTGCCAACCTGCATGTACAAGTTACAGAATATCCACGCGCAGGGAAGTGCAAGTGGCTGCTCCGAACATGCGCTTCAG AACGGAGGGACAGAGGTGGACCCTGCGTTCAGAGACCTGGAGGCACGTCAGGATGAGATAATGCGCAGGCTCTATGAGCTGAAGGCAACCGTGGATGGCCTGGCCAAGACCGTGACCACACCGGACGCTGACCTGGACCAGACCGcgacctctctctcccagagcGCCACAGCCTTCAGAGGCACTGCAGACCTGGACTCCCTACTGGGCAAG GACCTGGGTGCCCTCCGGGACATTGTGATCAACGCCAATCCGGCACGACCGCCCCTCACCCTACTGGTGCTCCATGCAATGCTGTGCCAGCGCTACCGGGTGCTCTCCAGCGTGCATGTCCACTCGTCATTGTCCGGTGTGCCCGCGcagctcctctcctgcctggggcCGCGCCACACAGACAGCTATGTCCGCCAGAGTTTCCAGCTGGGCTTCACCCTTATATGGAAAGATG tccCCAAGCTGCAGATGAAGTTCAGCATCCAGAACATGTGCCCCATCGAGGGCGAGGCCAACGTGGCACGCTTCCTGTTCCGCCTCATTGCCCCTTACCCCAGCGACCCCACCCTGGCTACACTGGTGGACAGTTGGGTGGACACGGCCTTCTTCCAGCTGGCCGAGGGCAGCGCTAAGGAGCGGTCTGCCGTACTCCGCGCACTCAACGGCGCTTTGGGTCGCGACCCCTGGCTGGCCGGTCCCGAGCTCTCGCTGGCTGACATCGCCTGTTACTGCTGCGTCCTCCAGAcaggcccctcctcctcctctccggcCAACGTCCAACGTTGGCTTAAAGCGTGTGAGAACCTGGGCCACTTTGGCCCGGCCCACCCTCTACTGCAGTGA